The DNA window TTTCGCTTTCGCCCCGTAAAACACGGTCTCCCGTGGGCTTCCAGCGGACATTCGCGGCGTGTTGCCGAATGACGAAAAACGCTTCATTCAAGGCGATCTCTTGGAGGAACACCGACGTGCAGAAATTGCGATCGGCGACCCACACCTCGCCTGGCACCAAGCGATTGATCAACTCGATCAGCAGCGAACGCTCTTGCGCATGGCCGTCTTCCGCCAGTTCCACATCGTCGATGAGACCGAGTTGGGGGTCGAGCACCGCCAGCACCACGCCTGGCAAAGGACCGGCGGCGATGGTCCGTAACTCCTGGATGCGATGCTGCGTGGCGCCGGGATGATTGCCGTCCAGGATGCGCACGCGATAACCGGGCAACAGGCTGGGACGGGCGCTGTTCATCGGCTCGATCAGTTCCCGAAACAGCGTCGCCGTCTCGCGCACCAACGCGGCGGACACCAGCGGCTCAACGCCGTTGAGTTTGTCATAGACGCTGTTCACGGAGACGGAGATATCTTGCTTGCAAGCTTGATAAGCGGCGTTGGTGCTTTTGCGAGTTTTGGCGACCACCATGCCCATCAAATTGACCAACACCGAAAACGACAATTCCGACACCCGTTGCGACACAGCATGGTCGGCGAAGATCTGATCCAACCGATCCGGCGTCAAGGCCGCACCGAGCGCCGCTTTGGTCATGACGGGGATGGGACCCTCCTTTTCAAACCGCGCAAACACCTCGCCGAGAATCATGATACGCCTCCGAATTGCCGTAAATGGTTAGTTCTACTGCAATTATTGCAATCCGAGCCAACGCGTCACCCCACACCGCCGGGGAGGTGGTGCTAGCTTTAAAGCCCTGGATCGGCGTCCCCTGTCATGCACAACACCGGCAGCAACTCGTTAAGCGTTTGCATCGTCCCCTTAAAGCTGATTTGCCAGGGTTGCACGTCGCCGCGGATCGCTGCCTCGCACATCATCTGACGGACCAAGTTATAGGCCGTGAAGTGAGCTCGGATTTCGTTCCGCACACGATGGGGTTGCTTGCAGCGCAAGTGGTCCATTTGCATCACCGTTTTCAACGATCTTAGATTTAATTCTGCTTGCCACCGCCGACGATAAAGAGCCGCCAGATCCTCCTTGTTGTACTCGATGTCGTCGAGCAAGTTGGTCACAATGATGACCTCACGCGTGCGAAAGCCGGGCGTGGCGATCCGCACCCGGATCTCACGCAGTGTCAGGAATACGTCATAGCCGGCGTACTCTTCTGCGGTCATCCAGGCAGGCCGTGGCGGCTTGTCCCAGAACACCGCGTGTTCGTCTTTGCTGTAGCGCACGCCGGTGCGGAAATCGGTCCTTCGCGATTGATGTTTTCGCAGCACCACATGCACCCCTCGGGCCAGCTGCCGGGCGATGTCGAACCAGCCAGAATAGGCTCGATCTGCGAGATAAACGTCGTCTTCTTCGAGGATTTTGTCGATCTCACGGAACAGGCTGACCTCGGCCGTCAGCTTGCCTTTATAGCGACCCATGGCGGCTTCCAGCACGACGCCGGTGGCCAGGCCGAAGAAGACCACCATCCGCATGATGGGAAATCCACAGCCGGGTTTTTGCCCCGCCATTTGCGGATAGGCTTCTTGGTTTTCAGGAGTGTCAGCCATTGTCAGCGTGCAACCGTCGCCGACGATAACGCGATGTCCTCGCCAGAGCCATTGATCGGGGACGGAATCTTCGATCGCGGCGCCAGAATCTGTCACCAGGCGGTGCATGCCGGCTTCGTTAAGTTTGTCTCGCGCCATGCAGTAGGCGCCGCTTAGAGCGGCAGGAATCGGCAGGCCTTTAGCGGCGCGAAAGGCGATCAATTTGGCAACCGCCTGGACGCAGTTGTGGCCGGAAGTGAGGGTTTGCGAGAGGAACACCCAAACGGTGACGGCGGTGTCGTAAATTCGCGCGGAATCGAGGATTGTACTTGCGTCGCCAAAGCTGGATCGGATAGTCTGTTGATCGATCAGCGCAGCGAAGAACAGTTGATCATCACGTCGGGCCGCAGCCAACCGCGAGCGAAAAGAATCGAACATCGAAGGGGCCTCCTTGCCTTTGAGAATTTGAGCGTTCCCAAAGAATATGCCCGCGAGGCCCCTTCCTTGTCGATATCAACTTATCCGCTAGCCCGAGAAGGACTTAGGCGGATTGAGTGCCATTCAAGTCAGCATCGCTGGATTTCGACCCTAACAGGTTAATGCCTTGCGCCTTGGCGGAATGAAAGCATGACTTCTTGAGATCCGCGTAGCGAAGACAGGCATCCTTCAGTTTAGCGCTTGTAAAGTTCGTTTCTTGTAAATTGAAGTCCCGGAAATTGATCTTGTCCAAACGGTATTTGGAAAAATCGCCGCCGCGAAAGCCGCTCAATAGAATACGCTCGTCACGACTCAGCTGGTTAAACCATTCTACTCCCGCAGCGCCCGTCTTCAATTGCGACATGGCATACTCCCGCAGTTCTTTCCGCGTTCTTCCCGGCTTGCTACTCGTCATGGGAAATCCTTCCAGGAAAACGAAAGACGCCTGCCGCCTCCGCAACTTAGTGCCCCGGTCCGCATCCAATTTCAACCCGACGCACACTTTTCGCCATTAACCGCCAGACCGATTAGCGGAAAGGAAAAAACTTTCATCAGGCGGAACGACAATCCCGCACACCTTGAGGTAAAAAACTGGGTTATAGCGCTGGCGCCTGAATGGTTGTGGCGACCTTACGTGTTGGCTCCGTTGAAGGCTTCCGTCAGCACTTTAATGATTGTCTCCATTTGTTTTTCCATGTCGACTGGCGTCAGTCGAATACGATACCGACCCCAATTGTCGTCGTAATCCATGACATCCAGACCGGCTGTTTCGAGTTGCTCTTGCGTTTCATCCGATTTGGCGAGTCGAGGTTCAATACGCAGGAAACTTTTTTTCGGGCGGAATAGAACGAAATTGTAAGGTTGGCCGTTTTTAGCGAGACCAATGTAGAATTTGTTGTATTTCAATTCCAGCTCGGAATCGAGCGGCTTGATGGCTTCGAGAATTTTGTCGCACATTCCGACGGTTTTTTCAGAAGCGCGATTGAGCCAATAGGCGCGATCCGTTGTTTCTTGGACTTCTTCGTCTTCATCGACGAGGCCAAGCGTCATTTGATCGAGAACCTTGGTAAAGACGAGACCAATATGATCGTTTAATTTAAGGGCGTTCATTTGTATCGCAACCAACGGAATCATTCCGTTGAACAAGCCAATTACGTTGAGGAAACGGGCGGTGATGTTTTCAGCAACGATTACTGCCGTATGTTCATACTGCGGATAGCGTTTTCGTTCGATGTCCCAGTATTCAATGGTGCGGATGATGTGGCTCTCATCCGTCCCGCCGAGTTGGATTTCGACCTCGTACCGGTGGCTAGATTCGGCCGCCTGTAGCAGTAGATCAAGACGACCGGCGCGTGGTTGGATGCGTTCTTTGTCTTTAAGGATGAGGTCGCCAAGACCCAGTATCGACGGGTCTTCTGCGATACGGTCTTGCACCCAGCGCTCGTTAAATTCCGAGTTCCCCTTGAGCGACACGGTATCGAATTTCGCGTAAGTTGGCATCAGTTCTTTCGTGCGGAGTTAGTCGGCATATTACACGCGAAATCCGACGGCTTGGGTGGACCCTAAGTCAGTGGTTGCCACTCACCAAACGTAGAGTCTGGCTTGTGACCTGTATCAGGCGCATTGCCGCGGAGCAGGGCCATGCTACGCAATCGCAAGTATACGGTCCAGTCAGGGATTTCTTCGTGCTTGAAGTAGGGGGGAATCTCTGAATCGGTAACCAGAGCTTCGATATCCGCCAGCGTTTTCAGCGAATACGATGGATTGGGCGGCGGGCTTCGCCGAAGCATTTGACCCGCGAGATAGTCACGAATCACCCAGCCGTCTTGACTGATCTGGGACAGGTGGACGAGGCGATTGCCACACACCGAGGGAAGGTGGACAATCGCGACGCGAGATCCGGAGTGATTTGAGTACTGAATTTCGGAGGATTCCAAACTATCACCGCCTTTAGCATTTACGTGCGATCGAAACGGGAAAACGTCTGCCTGCTCCGCACACCCACCCGAACGTCAAGCGATGGGCGATCACGCCGCCTTCCAAAGGTGTGCTTCTGAATTCCTTTTGTACCTTTATTAGTCCTGTACCTGCTTGCCCCGTACCCAGGTACAGATCACCCCCGCATCATGCCCCATCCCAAGCACGCCCAGAAGGATTCGAACCTTCGACCTGCGGATTAGAAGTCGCCAACAGTGACGCAGTTAGCCCTCGGTTAGCCGT is part of the Lignipirellula cremea genome and encodes:
- a CDS encoding transposase, encoding MILGEVFARFEKEGPIPVMTKAALGAALTPDRLDQIFADHAVSQRVSELSFSVLVNLMGMVVAKTRKSTNAAYQACKQDISVSVNSVYDKLNGVEPLVSAALVRETATLFRELIEPMNSARPSLLPGYRVRILDGNHPGATQHRIQELRTIAAGPLPGVVLAVLDPQLGLIDDVELAEDGHAQERSLLIELINRLVPGEVWVADRNFCTSVFLQEIALNEAFFVIRQHAANVRWKPTGDRVLRGESETGQVFEQSILITDDFGAKLPARRISVELFQSGRGGEQEIHILSNLPADVDAVTISDTYRTRWSIEAAFNELRLSLNNEINTLGYPPAALFGFSLGLVIFNALAVVKAALRAAHGVEKIEKNFSFYYMADEMSMVWRGMMIAIPEDEWREALSPLTLKQLSKMLVELAGNVRLSAFQKHKRGPKRPPPKRTKRNDQPHVSTAKILAKRKKC
- a CDS encoding IS4 family transposase, with amino-acid sequence MFDSFRSRLAAARRDDQLFFAALIDQQTIRSSFGDASTILDSARIYDTAVTVWVFLSQTLTSGHNCVQAVAKLIAFRAAKGLPIPAALSGAYCMARDKLNEAGMHRLVTDSGAAIEDSVPDQWLWRGHRVIVGDGCTLTMADTPENQEAYPQMAGQKPGCGFPIMRMVVFFGLATGVVLEAAMGRYKGKLTAEVSLFREIDKILEEDDVYLADRAYSGWFDIARQLARGVHVVLRKHQSRRTDFRTGVRYSKDEHAVFWDKPPRPAWMTAEEYAGYDVFLTLREIRVRIATPGFRTREVIIVTNLLDDIEYNKEDLAALYRRRWQAELNLRSLKTVMQMDHLRCKQPHRVRNEIRAHFTAYNLVRQMMCEAAIRGDVQPWQISFKGTMQTLNELLPVLCMTGDADPGL
- a CDS encoding pentapeptide repeat-containing protein, coding for MTSSKPGRTRKELREYAMSQLKTGAAGVEWFNQLSRDERILLSGFRGGDFSKYRLDKINFRDFNLQETNFTSAKLKDACLRYADLKKSCFHSAKAQGINLLGSKSSDADLNGTQSA